Proteins found in one Paucidesulfovibrio longus DSM 6739 genomic segment:
- the cytX gene encoding putative hydroxymethylpyrimidine transporter CytX: MSKQQLSFANLFFLWFGAAVSVAEILTGGLLADLGLERAMWANVLGHLAGTSLLVLAGWIGFRERLPAIMSTRISFGRQGSWLISGINVLQLLGWTAWMVLLGGGALNSLTTQLWGFDHQAALSAVVGACIAFWVFLGVRGFKWLNMVAVSLLLVLTVVLSWVLLNRPGALSGGAGPGEFHFGFEMAIIMPLSWFPLIADYTSMSRSRTASWLAPLLGYLFGSCWMYGIGILGALHSGSFDPARMMLAANLGLAALAVIGLSTITTTFLDVYSAAVSTLNVFPKLDRRWTSVFFAAVGTVLAMFVPITEYEWFLYLLGSIFAPLIAVLLTDYFILRTDRRDSDWDPAATLSLALGVALYYQLKPYGLVVGPTLITILGTCLLHLTVRGLAKTFFRV, translated from the coding sequence GTGTCCAAACAACAGCTTTCCTTTGCCAATCTCTTCTTTCTCTGGTTCGGCGCGGCCGTGTCCGTGGCCGAAATCCTCACGGGCGGGCTGCTGGCCGACCTCGGCCTTGAGCGGGCCATGTGGGCCAACGTTCTGGGGCATCTCGCCGGAACCTCGCTGCTCGTGCTGGCGGGCTGGATCGGGTTTCGCGAGCGCCTGCCCGCGATCATGTCCACGCGCATCTCGTTCGGCCGCCAGGGATCCTGGCTCATTTCCGGCATCAACGTCCTCCAGCTTCTGGGCTGGACCGCATGGATGGTGCTGCTCGGCGGCGGCGCCTTGAACAGTCTGACCACGCAGCTGTGGGGATTCGATCATCAGGCGGCGCTCTCCGCCGTGGTCGGGGCGTGCATCGCCTTCTGGGTCTTTCTCGGCGTGCGCGGCTTCAAGTGGCTGAACATGGTCGCGGTGAGCCTGCTGCTGGTGCTCACGGTCGTTCTCAGCTGGGTGCTCCTGAACCGTCCGGGAGCGCTGTCGGGCGGGGCCGGGCCGGGCGAATTCCATTTCGGCTTTGAAATGGCCATCATCATGCCCCTGTCCTGGTTCCCGCTCATCGCCGACTATACTTCCATGTCCCGGTCGCGCACGGCTTCCTGGCTGGCGCCGCTTCTGGGATATCTCTTCGGCAGTTGCTGGATGTACGGCATCGGCATTCTTGGCGCGCTGCATTCCGGCAGCTTCGACCCCGCACGGATGATGCTCGCGGCCAATCTCGGTCTGGCCGCCCTGGCGGTCATCGGCCTGTCCACGATCACGACCACGTTTCTTGACGTCTATTCCGCCGCGGTTTCCACCCTGAACGTCTTCCCGAAACTGGACCGCCGCTGGACCTCCGTGTTCTTCGCCGCCGTGGGAACGGTTTTGGCCATGTTCGTGCCCATCACGGAATATGAATGGTTTCTCTACCTGCTCGGCTCGATTTTCGCACCGCTTATCGCCGTGCTGCTGACGGATTACTTCATCTTGCGCACGGATCGGCGCGATTCCGACTGGGATCCCGCCGCGACCTTGAGCCTTGCGCTCGGCGTCGCGCTGTATTATCAGCTGAAGCCCTACGGACTCGTGGTCGGTCCAACCCTGATCACGATTCTGGGCACTTGTCTGCTGCACTTGACGGTGCGCGGCCTGGCCAAGACGTTTTTCAGGGTATAA
- a CDS encoding TusE/DsrC/DsvC family sulfur relay protein, translating into MATVEFKGKSFEVDEDGFLQSFDTWNPDWVEYVKEQEGIAEISPDHQKVIEFLQDYYKKNGIAPMVRILSKVTGFKLKQIYELFPSGPGKGACKMAGLPKPTGCV; encoded by the coding sequence ATGGCTACTGTTGAATTCAAGGGCAAATCCTTTGAGGTCGATGAGGACGGTTTCCTGCAGAGCTTCGATACTTGGAACCCGGATTGGGTCGAGTACGTCAAGGAGCAGGAAGGCATCGCCGAGATTTCTCCCGACCACCAGAAGGTCATCGAGTTCCTGCAGGACTACTACAAGAAAAACGGCATCGCCCCGATGGTGCGCATCCTCTCCAAGGTCACCGGCTTCAAGCTGAAGCAGATCTACGAGCTGTTCCCGTCCGGCCCCGGCAAGGGAGCCTGTAAGATGGCCGGCCTGCCCAAGCCCACCGGCTGCGTGTAA
- the rpmE gene encoding 50S ribosomal protein L31 produces MKQDIHPKLYKAKITCHCGYEAEILTTKGEKLELEICSQCHPFYTGKQRFVDTAGRIDRFRKKYAQFGQEKN; encoded by the coding sequence ATGAAACAGGATATCCATCCCAAGCTTTACAAGGCCAAGATCACTTGCCACTGCGGTTACGAAGCCGAGATTCTTACCACCAAGGGCGAGAAGCTTGAGCTTGAAATCTGCTCCCAGTGCCACCCCTTCTACACCGGAAAGCAGCGCTTTGTGGACACCGCTGGCCGCATCGACCGCTTCCGCAAGAAGTACGCGCAGTTCGGGCAGGAAAAGAATTAG
- a CDS encoding class I SAM-dependent methyltransferase encodes MTKPPFDPNASLEELLAKARARFGELVFDQVEIGGAPLDILQVKDMPAYIDKLLARAGAGKKVDLPLWAKVWPTNVVLSMFLGKYPFPQDFEFLEIGAGVGLAGLVLARRGYAVTITDIEPDALLFSRINALRNGLADKVDIRIADFTKDRLGRRYDVILGCEILFRKSFFEPLGLFLGEHLSDRAEAEIVLGSDGARQGLDFFKKAAETYAMMRKDVEYADMECDEQKTACLYRLRRKQ; translated from the coding sequence TTGACGAAACCTCCCTTTGATCCCAACGCCTCGTTGGAAGAGCTGCTGGCCAAGGCGCGGGCGCGCTTCGGCGAGCTGGTTTTCGACCAGGTGGAAATCGGCGGAGCCCCCTTGGATATCCTCCAGGTCAAGGACATGCCCGCCTACATCGACAAGCTGCTGGCCCGTGCGGGCGCCGGGAAAAAGGTGGATCTGCCGCTCTGGGCCAAGGTCTGGCCCACCAACGTGGTGCTCTCCATGTTTCTCGGCAAATATCCCTTTCCGCAGGATTTCGAGTTCCTGGAGATCGGTGCGGGCGTGGGGCTGGCCGGACTTGTTCTGGCCCGGCGCGGCTATGCCGTGACCATCACGGACATCGAGCCGGACGCGCTCCTGTTCAGCCGCATCAATGCCTTGCGCAACGGGCTGGCCGACAAGGTGGACATCCGCATCGCGGACTTCACCAAGGACCGCCTCGGCAGACGCTACGACGTCATTCTCGGCTGCGAGATTCTCTTTCGGAAATCCTTTTTCGAGCCTCTGGGCCTGTTCCTGGGCGAGCATCTTTCGGACCGTGCTGAGGCCGAGATCGTGCTGGGCTCGGACGGGGCTCGGCAGGGCTTGGATTTTTTCAAGAAGGCTGCCGAAACATATGCAATGATGCGCAAGGACGTGGAGTATGCCGACATGGAGTGCGACGAGCAGAAGACAGCCTGCCTCTATCGGCTTCGGAGGAAGCAGTAG
- a CDS encoding YcaO-like family protein codes for MFVLKSCPKSYVVDQDKAVSPRETIERVKARLDREFQGVLEEIDRVDTGRLGIPVFVSRCGPRARAIMPTRKQMGKGASPEQAEASALMELVERFSFFNFWNTPDRFEELTWSEAEERWGDMLMPLSEVLRSVEDGLCEEDARSVLDLVRWRFHPALHVAAGKTVMVPLDWFKKLNEFNGSSAGNTYEESILQGACELVERHVCAVIDKDRRQTPTIDPASSDDPVFQRLIGCFDNCGVRVLLKDFSMGLPVPTVAAVAWDPKSFPGMSEIVFTAGTSSSPVKAAVRALTEVAQLAGDFETGRVYEASGLPKFTSLSQLDWLRQGPTVPMDALPSVERDDILDELLALARGLEREGYRLYSVDTAIPGLEAAANYSFVPGFDFRERAARRSLGLFVGRMLAEDAPMPEAAIGLEILSDIYPDAYFLPFFKGLLALRLDDAEEAARLFAMAETLQPAAEEQALAAFYHAYALSRLDRWDEVEPALDRAAELDAEIKEVFNLRGVARFKAGRYEEAARDFSAALDIDSGSAADLANLGLCHKFMGNSSAAVDYLGTALGMDPSLEWAKPHLEELLGGE; via the coding sequence ATGTTCGTGCTGAAGAGCTGCCCCAAGTCCTACGTGGTGGACCAGGACAAGGCCGTTTCCCCGCGGGAGACGATCGAACGCGTCAAGGCCCGGCTGGACCGGGAATTTCAGGGCGTCCTGGAGGAAATCGACCGGGTGGACACGGGGCGTCTCGGTATTCCCGTGTTCGTCAGCCGCTGCGGTCCCCGCGCCAGGGCGATCATGCCCACCCGCAAGCAGATGGGCAAAGGCGCTTCGCCGGAGCAGGCCGAAGCCTCGGCTCTCATGGAACTGGTGGAGCGGTTCAGCTTCTTCAATTTTTGGAATACTCCCGACCGATTCGAGGAATTGACCTGGAGCGAGGCCGAGGAACGCTGGGGCGATATGCTCATGCCCTTGTCCGAAGTGCTCCGCTCCGTGGAAGACGGCCTCTGCGAGGAGGACGCCCGCAGCGTGCTCGATCTGGTGCGCTGGCGTTTTCACCCAGCCTTGCATGTCGCCGCGGGCAAAACGGTGATGGTGCCTCTGGACTGGTTCAAGAAGCTCAATGAGTTCAACGGATCGTCCGCCGGGAACACCTATGAGGAATCCATCCTCCAGGGAGCCTGCGAGCTGGTGGAGCGGCACGTCTGCGCCGTCATCGACAAGGATCGGCGTCAGACGCCGACCATCGACCCCGCGAGTTCCGACGATCCGGTTTTTCAACGCCTGATCGGCTGCTTTGACAACTGCGGAGTGCGCGTGCTGCTCAAGGATTTCAGCATGGGCCTTCCCGTGCCCACCGTGGCCGCGGTGGCCTGGGATCCCAAGTCCTTTCCCGGCATGAGCGAGATCGTGTTCACGGCGGGCACCTCTTCCTCTCCGGTCAAGGCCGCTGTGCGCGCCCTGACCGAAGTGGCCCAGCTCGCCGGGGATTTCGAAACGGGGCGCGTGTACGAGGCTTCCGGACTGCCCAAGTTCACCAGCCTGAGCCAGCTGGACTGGTTGCGGCAGGGGCCGACGGTTCCGATGGACGCGCTGCCCAGCGTGGAGCGGGACGACATCCTGGACGAGCTGCTGGCGCTGGCGCGCGGCCTGGAGCGCGAGGGATATCGGCTTTACAGCGTGGACACGGCCATTCCCGGACTGGAAGCGGCCGCCAACTACAGCTTTGTGCCGGGGTTCGATTTTCGCGAGCGTGCGGCGCGGCGCAGCCTGGGGCTTTTCGTGGGGCGGATGCTCGCGGAGGACGCGCCCATGCCCGAAGCCGCCATCGGCCTTGAAATTCTTTCGGACATCTACCCGGATGCTTATTTCCTGCCGTTCTTCAAAGGCTTGCTGGCCCTGAGGCTGGACGACGCTGAAGAAGCCGCACGGCTTTTCGCCATGGCGGAGACGCTTCAGCCCGCCGCCGAGGAGCAGGCTCTGGCCGCGTTTTACCATGCCTACGCTCTCAGCCGCCTGGACCGCTGGGATGAAGTGGAGCCCGCGCTGGACCGGGCCGCCGAACTGGACGCGGAGATCAAGGAAGTCTTCAACCTGCGCGGCGTGGCCCGTTTCAAGGCCGGTCGATACGAAGAGGCCGCCAGGGATTTCAGCGCGGCCCTGGACATCGACAGCGGCTCGGCCGCGGATCTGGCCAACCTGGGCCTCTGCCACAAGTTCATGGGCAACAGCTCCGCAGCGGTCGATTATCTCGGCACCGCCCTGGGCATGGACCCGTCCCTGGAATGGGCCAAACCGCATCTGGAAGAGCTGCTGGGCGGAGAGTAG
- a CDS encoding DUF1385 domain-containing protein has product MNLTRLLCAAPKISVGGQAVIEGVMMRARDRLAIAVRRPDGEIKVELRPWFSLTDHPWLKKPFVRGFPVLLETMVNGIKALNWSANEALLEEDEETGEESSGLSTWHLVLTLGAALAFALGLFVVLPHFFSIVMEWWGLGGDVDALSFHAWDGLFKMIMFIGYILAISYMPDIRRVFQYHGAEHKTIWTFESGAELTPESARGYSRLHPRCGTAFLLFVLALSIILFAVLVPLLLRIWSPQVFLLKHLYIVGLKLVLMIPVSSLSYELIRFSGKFHKNFMCRMLCWPGLLLQGLTTKEPDDAQIEVAIAALQCAISEEGA; this is encoded by the coding sequence GTGAATTTGACTCGTCTTCTCTGCGCTGCGCCGAAAATCTCGGTGGGCGGACAGGCCGTAATCGAGGGCGTCATGATGCGCGCCCGCGACCGTCTCGCCATCGCTGTCCGGCGGCCCGACGGAGAGATCAAGGTCGAGCTGCGGCCCTGGTTCTCGCTGACCGACCATCCCTGGTTGAAAAAGCCGTTCGTGCGCGGCTTTCCCGTGCTGCTGGAAACCATGGTCAACGGCATCAAGGCGTTGAACTGGTCGGCCAACGAGGCCCTGCTGGAAGAAGACGAGGAGACGGGCGAGGAGTCGAGCGGACTTTCCACCTGGCATCTCGTGCTCACCCTCGGTGCTGCGCTGGCCTTCGCCCTGGGGCTTTTCGTGGTCCTGCCGCACTTCTTCTCCATCGTCATGGAATGGTGGGGGCTCGGCGGAGATGTGGACGCGCTTTCGTTCCATGCCTGGGACGGCCTGTTCAAGATGATCATGTTCATCGGCTACATCCTGGCGATCTCCTATATGCCCGATATCCGGCGCGTATTTCAATATCATGGGGCGGAACACAAGACCATCTGGACCTTCGAGAGCGGCGCGGAATTGACCCCGGAGAGCGCACGCGGCTACAGCCGTCTGCATCCCCGTTGCGGCACGGCCTTCCTGCTCTTCGTCCTGGCTCTGTCCATCATCCTTTTTGCCGTGCTCGTTCCCTTGCTGCTGCGAATCTGGTCGCCGCAGGTCTTTCTGCTCAAGCATCTCTACATCGTGGGGCTCAAGCTGGTGCTGATGATTCCCGTCAGCTCCCTTTCCTACGAATTGATTCGTTTTTCCGGAAAGTTCCACAAGAATTTCATGTGCCGCATGCTCTGCTGGCCCGGCCTGCTGCTTCAGGGGCTGACCACCAAGGAGCCGGACGACGCACAGATCGAGGTAGCCATTGCGGCCCTGCAATGCGCCATATCCGAGGAGGGCGCCTAA
- the prfA gene encoding peptide chain release factor 1: protein MFARLDETEVAFEELEKQLADPAIFNDQERYRKVTKAHSELGEIVNVYREYKAVSQNLADNKELARDKDPEIREMAHAEIPELEERVEELAEKLKILLLPTDPMDEKNIILEIRAGTGGDEAALFAADLFRMYCRYAEEKRWKVELVDEHETGTGGFKEVIASIAGDRVYSHLKYESGTHRVQRVPATESQGRIHTSAVTVAIMPEAEEVDVELRPEEIRVDVYRSSGPGGQSVNTTDSAIRVTHLPTGLVVICQDEKSQHKNKAKALKVLRSRLLQMEQDKAKAEQDANRRSQVGSGDRSERIRTYNFPQGRVSDHRINLTLYKLDQVMEGDLDDFVDALSAHYQAEALKSHDGS, encoded by the coding sequence ATGTTCGCAAGATTGGATGAGACCGAGGTCGCATTCGAAGAGCTGGAAAAACAGCTCGCCGACCCCGCCATTTTCAACGACCAGGAACGCTATCGCAAGGTCACCAAGGCGCACAGCGAACTGGGCGAGATCGTGAACGTCTATCGAGAGTACAAGGCGGTTTCGCAGAATCTCGCGGACAACAAGGAATTGGCCCGGGACAAGGATCCTGAAATTCGGGAAATGGCCCATGCCGAGATTCCGGAATTAGAGGAACGAGTGGAAGAGCTTGCCGAAAAGCTCAAGATTCTGCTGCTTCCGACCGACCCCATGGATGAAAAGAACATCATCCTCGAAATCCGCGCCGGAACGGGCGGCGACGAAGCCGCGCTTTTCGCCGCGGACCTGTTTCGGATGTATTGCCGCTATGCCGAAGAAAAGCGCTGGAAGGTCGAGCTGGTCGATGAGCATGAGACCGGCACCGGCGGCTTCAAGGAAGTCATCGCCAGCATCGCGGGCGACCGCGTCTACAGCCATCTGAAATACGAATCCGGAACGCACCGGGTGCAGCGCGTTCCGGCCACGGAATCCCAGGGCCGCATTCATACCTCCGCCGTGACCGTGGCCATCATGCCCGAGGCCGAGGAAGTGGACGTGGAGCTTCGGCCCGAAGAGATCCGCGTGGACGTGTACCGCTCCTCCGGCCCCGGCGGCCAGTCCGTGAACACGACGGACTCGGCCATCCGCGTCACCCACCTGCCCACGGGACTGGTGGTCATCTGCCAGGACGAGAAATCGCAGCACAAGAACAAGGCCAAGGCGCTGAAAGTGCTCCGATCCCGTCTGCTGCAAATGGAGCAGGACAAGGCCAAGGCCGAGCAGGATGCGAATCGCCGTTCCCAGGTCGGTTCGGGCGACCGCTCCGAACGCATCCGGACCTACAATTTTCCCCAGGGCCGCGTCTCGGATCACCGCATCAACCTGACCCTCTACAAGCTGGATCAGGTCATGGAAGGGGATCTCGACGACTTCGTGGACGCGCTTTCGGCCCATTATCAGGCCGAGGCCCTGAAAAGCCACGACGGTTCCTAG
- a CDS encoding mechanosensitive ion channel family protein, translating into MAGFDIAGTVQSMLHMLSLWIGEYGIRLVVALVIFYVGLVISRKVAALVGRIMSKAKVDDTLICFTRNMIHYMLLTVVGIAALGQLGINVTSFLAVLGAAGLAVGLALKDSLSNFASGVMLILFRFFRVGDYVTVAGTSGTVKAVNLFNTELATPDNQKVYVPNSSITGGVIVNVTANDTRRIDLVVGIGYGDKISQAQGILERLVAADSRILETPAPTVAVSELADSSVNFVVRPWVATGDYWAVRFDLIRAIKETFDEEGVSIPFPQQDVHLFNEK; encoded by the coding sequence ATGGCTGGTTTTGATATTGCTGGCACCGTGCAGAGCATGCTGCATATGCTGTCGCTTTGGATCGGGGAATACGGGATTCGGCTGGTCGTGGCCCTGGTCATCTTCTATGTCGGCCTCGTGATTTCCCGCAAGGTCGCCGCACTGGTCGGACGGATCATGTCGAAGGCCAAGGTGGACGACACGTTGATCTGCTTCACCCGCAACATGATTCACTACATGCTTCTGACCGTGGTCGGCATAGCCGCTCTCGGACAACTCGGCATCAACGTGACCTCCTTCCTGGCCGTACTCGGCGCCGCAGGCCTGGCCGTCGGCCTCGCGCTCAAGGATTCCCTGTCCAACTTCGCCTCCGGCGTCATGCTGATCCTCTTCCGCTTTTTCCGCGTCGGGGACTATGTCACCGTCGCCGGCACGTCCGGCACGGTGAAGGCCGTGAACCTCTTCAACACCGAACTGGCCACGCCGGACAACCAGAAGGTCTACGTGCCCAACTCCAGCATCACGGGCGGCGTCATCGTCAACGTCACCGCCAACGACACGCGGCGCATCGACCTGGTCGTGGGCATCGGTTACGGCGACAAGATCTCCCAGGCCCAGGGCATTCTGGAGCGACTGGTCGCCGCGGATTCCCGCATCCTGGAGACTCCCGCGCCCACTGTGGCGGTTTCGGAGCTGGCCGACAGCAGCGTGAACTTCGTGGTCCGTCCCTGGGTCGCCACGGGCGACTACTGGGCCGTGCGTTTCGACCTGATCAGGGCCATCAAGGAAACGTTCGACGAAGAAGGCGTTTCCATCCCCTTCCCGCAGCAGGACGTGCATCTTTTCAACGAAAAGTAG